One window of Stenotrophomonas indicatrix genomic DNA carries:
- the dusA gene encoding tRNA dihydrouridine(20/20a) synthase DusA — protein MPVSTINRPMTSATARYADSLRLSVAPMMDWTDRHCRVFHRLLAPGARLYTEMVHANAVIHGDRQRLLGFDGSEQPLALQLGGSDPALLAQAARIAADWGYDEVNLNCGCPSDRVQAGRFGACLMREPALVAECVSAMVEAVDIPVTVKCRLGVDEDDNYDVFASFVDRQVDAGAAMVVVHARNAWLKGLSPKENREVPPLKYDWAYRLKQERPALPVVLNGGLASIEAVQAQAAHVDGVMLGRAAYHDPYLLHQLEALQTGAPLRPRGELLRALRPYIDARLGEGLALKHITRHILGLFHGQPGGRAFRQVLSEGAHRPGADWTLIEQALSVIERETDRAAA, from the coding sequence ATGCCAGTCTCCACGATCAACCGCCCGATGACGTCCGCCACCGCCCGTTACGCTGATTCCCTGCGCCTGTCCGTCGCCCCGATGATGGATTGGACCGATCGCCATTGCCGGGTGTTCCACCGCCTGCTGGCGCCAGGTGCGCGGCTGTACACCGAAATGGTGCACGCCAATGCGGTCATCCACGGCGATCGCCAGCGCCTGCTCGGTTTCGATGGCAGCGAACAGCCGCTGGCGCTGCAGCTCGGTGGCAGTGATCCGGCCCTGCTGGCGCAGGCCGCGCGCATCGCCGCCGACTGGGGCTACGACGAGGTCAATCTCAACTGCGGCTGTCCGTCCGACCGCGTGCAGGCCGGGCGTTTCGGCGCCTGCCTGATGCGCGAGCCGGCGCTGGTGGCCGAGTGCGTATCGGCCATGGTCGAGGCGGTGGACATCCCGGTGACGGTGAAGTGCCGCCTGGGCGTGGACGAGGACGACAACTACGACGTATTCGCCAGCTTCGTCGACCGCCAGGTCGATGCCGGTGCCGCGATGGTGGTGGTGCACGCCCGCAATGCCTGGCTGAAGGGCCTGTCGCCGAAGGAGAACCGCGAGGTTCCGCCGTTGAAGTACGACTGGGCCTACCGGCTGAAACAGGAGCGCCCAGCACTGCCGGTGGTGCTCAATGGTGGCCTGGCCAGCATCGAGGCGGTGCAGGCGCAGGCCGCGCACGTCGATGGCGTGATGCTCGGTCGCGCGGCCTACCACGACCCCTACCTGCTGCATCAGCTGGAAGCGCTGCAGACTGGCGCGCCGCTGCGTCCGCGCGGTGAGCTGCTGCGCGCCCTGCGCCCGTACATCGACGCCCGCCTGGGCGAGGGCCTGGCCCTCAAGCACATCACCCGCCACATCCTCGGCCTGTTCCACGGACAGCCCGGTGGCCGCGCATTCCGCCAAGTGCTGAGCGAGGGCGCACACCGCCCCGGCGCCGATTGGACGCTGATCGAGCAGGCACTGTCCGTCATCGAACGCGAAACCGACCGCGCCGCTGCGTGA
- a CDS encoding SulP family inorganic anion transporter — MQTSYPLRQQWLGNVRGDLLSGAVVALALIPEAIAFSLIAGVDPKVGLYAAFSIAVITAIAGGRPGMISAATGAMALVMVDLVRDHGLQYLFAASILAGLLQVVAGVFKLGSLMRFVSRSVITGFVNALAILIFLAQMPELIGRGPTVYVLCAAALAIIYLLPRVTRAVPSPLVAIAVLTAVVMGFGIDVRSVGDMGQLPDSLPYFFIPDVPLTWDTLRILLPVSATLAVVGLLESMMTLQIVEDITETPSERNRECVGQGVANTVTGFLGGMAGCAMIGQSVINVTSGGRGRLSCLVAGVLLLVLVVYGSDLVRQIPMAALVAVMIMVSIGTFSWRSLRDLRTHPRSSSAVMLLTVVVTVATHDLAKGVLSGVLLSALFFARKVGRMLDVQCEEAGDTQVYRVRGQVFFASAGQLGAAFDYQRVAQKVEIDLRDAHLWDLTAVAALQRAQEKLAAHGAEVSAVGLNAASQTLIEQVGGRGGGH; from the coding sequence ATGCAAACGTCCTATCCCCTGCGCCAGCAATGGCTCGGCAACGTCCGTGGTGATCTGCTGTCCGGTGCCGTTGTTGCCCTGGCGCTGATTCCCGAAGCCATCGCGTTCTCGCTGATCGCTGGCGTCGATCCCAAGGTCGGCCTGTACGCCGCCTTCTCCATCGCCGTGATCACCGCCATCGCCGGCGGCCGTCCGGGAATGATCTCCGCCGCCACCGGTGCGATGGCGCTGGTGATGGTTGATCTCGTTCGTGATCACGGCCTGCAGTACCTGTTCGCCGCCAGCATCCTGGCCGGCCTGCTGCAGGTAGTGGCCGGCGTGTTCAAACTCGGTTCGTTGATGCGCTTCGTATCGCGCTCGGTCATCACCGGCTTCGTCAACGCACTGGCCATACTGATCTTCCTGGCGCAGATGCCGGAACTGATCGGCCGCGGCCCCACCGTCTACGTCCTGTGCGCCGCCGCGCTGGCGATCATTTACCTGCTGCCACGGGTTACCCGCGCTGTACCTTCGCCGCTGGTGGCCATTGCCGTGTTGACAGCGGTGGTGATGGGGTTCGGCATCGACGTACGCAGCGTCGGCGACATGGGCCAGCTGCCCGACAGCCTGCCGTACTTCTTCATCCCCGACGTGCCGTTGACGTGGGACACCCTGCGCATCCTGCTGCCGGTATCGGCGACGCTGGCGGTGGTCGGCCTGCTCGAATCGATGATGACCCTGCAGATCGTCGAGGACATCACCGAGACGCCCAGCGAACGCAACCGCGAATGCGTCGGCCAGGGGGTGGCCAACACGGTCACCGGTTTCCTCGGTGGTATGGCCGGCTGCGCGATGATCGGCCAGTCGGTCATCAACGTGACCTCCGGTGGCCGCGGGCGCCTGTCCTGCCTGGTGGCCGGCGTACTGCTGCTGGTGCTGGTGGTGTACGGCAGCGACCTGGTGCGGCAGATTCCGATGGCCGCGCTGGTGGCGGTGATGATCATGGTCAGCATCGGCACCTTCAGCTGGCGCTCGCTGCGCGACCTGCGCACGCATCCACGCAGTTCGTCGGCGGTGATGCTGCTGACCGTGGTGGTCACCGTGGCCACCCATGATCTGGCCAAGGGCGTGCTGAGCGGCGTGCTGTTGTCGGCGCTGTTCTTTGCCCGCAAGGTGGGCCGCATGCTCGACGTGCAGTGCGAGGAGGCCGGTGATACGCAGGTCTACCGCGTGCGCGGCCAGGTGTTCTTCGCCTCCGCCGGACAGCTGGGTGCGGCGTTTGATTACCAACGCGTGGCACAGAAGGTTGAGATCGACCTGCGCGACGCCCACCTGTGGGATCTGACTGCCGTCGCCGCGCTGCAACGCGCGCAGGAAAAACTGGCCGCGCACGGTGCCGAGGTCAGCGCTGTCGGCCTCAACGCCGCCAGCCAGACGCTGATCGAACAGGTGGGAGGGCGCGGCGGCGGGCATTGA